From the genome of Nicotiana sylvestris chromosome 2, ASM39365v2, whole genome shotgun sequence, one region includes:
- the LOC138885747 gene encoding uncharacterized protein, with translation MHLMNSVFRPYLNSFVIVFIKDILVYSRSQEEHVEHLRGVLQLLRDEKLCAKFSKFEFWLSSVAFLGTYCPVREGRLITYSSRKLKPHEKNYSVHDLELATTVQALKIWRHYLYGVSFEANVVVDALSRKAVSMGSLAYIPVGRRPLAVDVQDLANQERQYDDPHLLVLKDRVKHGDARDVTIGDDGLLRMQGQIYVANEDGIWELILEEAHSSRYSIHPGVVKMKVRDVSYMVGEKVLLKVSPMKDVMRFGKKVKLSPWFIGSFEVLRRIGEVPYELALTPSLSSVHPAFHVSMLHKYIGDPSHVLDFNTVQLDGDLTYDVEPMVILQRQVRKLRSKDIAAVKVQCRGRPVEEAAWETKREMRSRYPHLFEASGVVQLYFIVLYWSVQVQSGLEVE, from the exons atgcatctgatgaacagcgtgtttcggccttatctcaactcgtttgttattgtattcattaaagatattctggtatactcgcgtagtcaggaggagcacgttgAGCATTTGCGAGGTGTATTGCAGCTGTTGAGGGATGAGAAGCTTTGTGCGAAGTTCTCCAAgtttgagttttggctcagttcagtggcattcttgggcacgtactgtccagtgagg GAAGGTAGATTGATTACTTATTCTTCTCGtaagttgaagccccatgagaagaactattctgttcatgatttggagttggctaccactGTTCaggcattgaagatttggaggcattatctctatggtgtgtcttttgag gctaatgtagtggttgatgctttgagtaggaaggcggtgagtatgggcagtttggcttATATTCCTGTTGGGAGGAggccccttgcagttgatgttcaggatttggccaatca agagcgccagtatgatgatcctcatttgcttgttctCAAGGACAGAGTTAAGCAcggcgatgccagagatgtgactattggtgatgatggattattgaggatgcagggccaaaTATATGTGGCCAATGAGGATGGgatttgggagttgattctggaggaggcccatagctcacgttattccatccatccgggtgttgtgaaaat gaaggttcgagatgtgtcttatatggttggggagaaggttctactgaaggtttcacccatgaaggatgttatgagatttgggaagaaggtcaaATTGAGCCCTTGGTTTATTGggtcttttgaggtgcttcggaggattggggaggtgccttatgagcttgccttgacacctagcttgtcgagtgtgcatccggcatttcatgtttctatgctccataAGTATATTGgcgacccgtctcatgttttggatttcaacacggttcagttagacggtgatttgacttatgatgtggagccgatGGTTATTTTGCAgcggcaggtccgaaagttgagatcaaaggatatagcagCAGTGAAAGTGCAGTGTAGAGGCCGACCCGTGGAGGAGGCAGCTTGGGAGACTAAGCgcgagatgcggagcagatatccacatctatttgaggcttcag gtgttgttcagctatatttcatCGTATTGTATTGGTCGGTCCAGGTTCAGAGTGGTCTTGAAGTGGAATGA